One window of Phycisphaeraceae bacterium genomic DNA carries:
- the pth gene encoding aminoacyl-tRNA hydrolase produces the protein MKLIVGLGNPGPEYAKTRHNAGFVVLDRLADTHAKGVGGGAIPKSRFQAMTVEADIGSEKCVFMKPMTFMNLSGRAVSEAIRFFKLQPATDLLVVVDDFYLPVGSIRIREAGGTGGHNGLSSIDQALGNGLYPRVRVGVGERPSGGKPANWDQADYVLSKFADDEWSDMQPAFDRAAKASETFVRRGLAAAMNEFNGNAEAHRARQAGKVGPDGAKPAPGAASNQNPSPASSQASSQKVE, from the coding sequence ATGAAGCTCATCGTCGGCCTCGGCAATCCCGGTCCCGAATACGCCAAAACGCGGCACAACGCCGGGTTCGTGGTCTTGGACCGCCTTGCCGACACGCACGCCAAGGGTGTGGGGGGGGGCGCGATTCCCAAATCGCGATTCCAGGCGATGACCGTGGAGGCCGACATCGGTTCGGAAAAATGCGTGTTCATGAAGCCCATGACCTTCATGAACCTTTCCGGACGAGCGGTGAGCGAGGCGATTCGCTTCTTCAAGCTTCAACCCGCGACCGATCTGCTTGTGGTTGTCGACGATTTCTACCTCCCGGTAGGGTCGATCCGCATCCGCGAAGCGGGTGGAACGGGCGGGCACAACGGGCTCTCCAGCATCGACCAGGCGCTCGGCAACGGTCTCTACCCACGCGTCCGTGTCGGTGTCGGCGAGCGTCCTTCCGGCGGGAAGCCCGCGAATTGGGATCAGGCGGACTACGTCCTCTCCAAGTTCGCGGATGACGAGTGGTCGGACATGCAACCGGCCTTCGATCGTGCCGCCAAGGCATCGGAAACTTTCGTTCGGCGCGGCCTCGCGGCGGCAATGAACGAATTCAACGGAAACGCCGAGGCGCACCGCGCGCGACAGGCAGGCAAAGTCGGCCCCGACGGCGCGAAACCCGCGCCGGGCGCGGCCTCAAATCAGAACCCATCACCAGCCTCATCACAGGCCTCATCTCAGAAAGTGGAGTGA
- the rpsF gene encoding 30S ribosomal protein S6: protein MPGKRIYQYEAMFLFGQSTAADLAGCVAHLNEIFQRAQAEIIAMRKWDDRRLAYEIAGQKRGTYILVYFKAPNESMLGFDRDCNLSEKLLRHLLIRADHMTVEQMQAADGRRELELEAKMRAEKPQTSEPTAEPVAAAAEGEPA from the coding sequence ATGCCCGGCAAGCGAATCTATCAGTACGAAGCCATGTTCCTGTTCGGCCAGTCGACCGCGGCGGACCTCGCGGGTTGCGTGGCCCACCTCAACGAGATCTTCCAGCGCGCGCAGGCCGAGATCATCGCGATGCGCAAGTGGGATGATCGCCGTCTTGCCTACGAGATCGCCGGCCAGAAGCGCGGCACGTACATCCTCGTGTACTTCAAGGCTCCCAACGAGTCGATGCTCGGCTTCGATCGCGATTGCAATCTCTCGGAAAAGCTCCTGCGTCACTTGCTCATCCGCGCCGACCACATGACCGTCGAGCAGATGCAGGCCGCCGATGGCCGGCGCGAGCTCGAACTCGAAGCCAAGATGCGGGCCGAAAAGCCGCAGACTTCCGAGCCGACTGCTGAGCCGGTCGCTGCCGCAGCGGAAGGCGAACCTGCCTAA
- the ssb gene encoding single-stranded DNA-binding protein — translation MAGSYNRVLLMGNLTRNVELRAVGGSGSQVANVGLAVNRNYTTASGEKREEVTFIDCEAWGKTAEIMAKYLSKGRPVFIEGRLKLDQWDDKDTGKKQSKLKVVVESFQFVDSKASGGGGGGGGGGGGSASYSDDDSQPQVNTRAPGRPAQNAAPMGDDDIPF, via the coding sequence ATGGCTGGAAGCTACAACCGAGTTTTGTTGATGGGGAATCTGACGCGCAATGTCGAGCTTCGCGCCGTCGGAGGCAGCGGATCGCAGGTCGCCAACGTCGGCCTCGCGGTGAACCGAAACTACACGACCGCGAGCGGCGAGAAGCGCGAGGAGGTCACCTTCATCGACTGCGAAGCCTGGGGGAAAACCGCGGAAATCATGGCGAAGTACCTCTCGAAAGGCCGCCCTGTGTTTATCGAAGGTCGCTTGAAGCTTGATCAGTGGGACGACAAGGACACGGGCAAGAAGCAATCAAAGCTGAAGGTCGTCGTCGAGAGCTTCCAATTCGTGGACAGCAAAGCGAGCGGGGGTGGTGGGGGTGGTGGGGGTGGTGGGGGTGGGAGTGCGTCGTACTCGGATGACGACAGTCAGCCGCAAGTGAACACCCGAGCTCCCGGCCGGCCGGCGCAGAATGCAGCGCCGATGGGCGACGACGACATTCCGTTCTAG